In Geobacter anodireducens, a genomic segment contains:
- a CDS encoding biotin synthase, with product MPEFTLAEKLEILADGAKYDVSCASSGSSRKGKGGIGNAAQCGICHSWTADGRCVSLLKILLTNVCIYDCAYCVNRRSNDIRRVMLTPAEVAELTIGFYRRNAIEGLFLSTGVVRNPDYTMELLIEATRQLREEYRFNGYIHVKVVPGADLALVERLGRHADRVSINMELPSRESLALLAPDKSRESIVGPMKRVGELIVQTREERKVSRKMPPFAPAGQSTQLIVGASGETDLQIISLAAGLYGRLSLKRVYYSAFISVNRDERLPVVVGTPPLAREHRLYQADWLMRYYGFAAGELLDEERPNLDLSLDPKAGWALRNLHLFPVEVNRADYEALLRVPGIGVRSAQRIVLARRGSHLSLDDLPLLGVVMKRARYFITARGRFAADLTPDAVGLRLRLTEKPPRRERWSQPSLFDGGAGMDIRSTITGEL from the coding sequence ATGCCGGAATTCACCCTTGCTGAAAAACTCGAAATCCTTGCCGACGGTGCCAAGTACGATGTTTCCTGCGCCTCCAGCGGCAGCTCCCGCAAGGGCAAGGGCGGGATCGGAAACGCCGCCCAGTGCGGCATCTGCCACTCCTGGACCGCCGACGGCCGCTGCGTATCCCTCCTGAAGATCCTTCTCACCAACGTCTGCATCTATGACTGCGCCTACTGCGTGAACCGCCGCTCCAACGACATCCGGCGGGTGATGCTCACCCCCGCCGAGGTGGCGGAGCTCACCATCGGCTTTTACCGCCGCAATGCCATCGAAGGGCTCTTCCTCTCCACCGGGGTCGTCAGGAATCCCGACTACACCATGGAGCTTCTCATCGAAGCGACCCGGCAGCTGCGCGAGGAGTACCGCTTCAACGGCTACATCCACGTGAAGGTGGTGCCTGGCGCGGACCTCGCCCTGGTTGAGCGGCTCGGTCGCCATGCCGACCGGGTCAGTATCAACATGGAACTCCCGTCGCGGGAGAGCCTCGCACTCCTGGCTCCCGACAAAAGCAGGGAGTCGATCGTGGGGCCCATGAAGCGGGTGGGGGAGCTGATCGTCCAGACCAGGGAGGAGCGCAAGGTTTCCCGGAAGATGCCCCCCTTTGCCCCGGCCGGGCAGAGCACCCAGCTCATCGTCGGCGCATCGGGGGAGACTGACCTGCAGATCATTTCGCTGGCGGCGGGGCTCTACGGAAGGCTTTCCCTGAAGCGGGTCTACTACTCCGCCTTCATCTCCGTGAACCGGGACGAACGCCTTCCCGTCGTGGTGGGCACCCCACCGCTCGCGCGGGAACACCGCCTCTACCAGGCCGACTGGCTCATGCGCTACTATGGCTTCGCCGCCGGCGAGCTCCTGGACGAAGAGCGCCCCAACCTGGACCTCTCGCTGGACCCCAAGGCCGGGTGGGCGCTCCGGAATCTCCACCTGTTCCCCGTCGAGGTGAATCGGGCCGACTACGAGGCGCTCCTCCGGGTGCCGGGAATCGGGGTCCGCTCGGCCCAGCGGATCGTCCTTGCGCGGCGGGGCAGCCATCTGTCCCTGGACGACCTGCCCCTGCTCGGGGTGGTGATGAAGCGCGCCCGCTACTTCATTACCGCCCGGGGGCGGTTCGCCGCCGATCTGACTCCCGATGCGGTAGGCCTCCGGCTGCGACTCACCGAAAAACCGCCCCGTCGGGAGCGCTGGAGCCAGCCGTCCCTGTTCGACGGTGGGGCCGGCATGGACATCCGGTCCACCATCACAGGTGAGTTGTGA